TACAGAACTTTCTAGCGTCTCGTTTGTTAAAACAGCAGCTGTATATGAATCATTTTCAGTTTGACCAGTTTCATCTGCATCAGGCTGAACGATGATTGCACTTGCTTGACAAAAGTTACCTTGTCCCCAAAAAGAACAGTTGGAAACAGAACATCTTACTTCTGGCATAAAACCCCCTCCTTATACATTAGTTTGGGATTTTACGCCCATTTCATGTGTAGAAGGAGTTTCCTTTTCTCGTTACTTTTTCGTTTGCTCAAGCCATTCTTTTAATTTGTCTTTCGGCTGTTCACCGCTAATACGGCTCACTTCTTTGCCATCTTTAAAATGAATGATTGTTGGTGTACCTTGAATTTTATATTCATCCCAAGGAGCATCTAATTTTTCAATATCCATAACTTTCATATCAACGTTCAAGTCTTTAGCCATTGGTACTACGACAGGAGATAATTTTTGACAATGAACGCAAGATGTTTGATAAAAGTATACTGTTTCTTCTTTTTTCTCTTTTAAGTTCTTTTGAAGATCTGAAAGAGAAATTTTATTTGTGTAGTAGTCAGAACCGTTTGTCTTACTTTCAGTAGGATTATCAATTTTTTGGCTAGTAGCATTTTTTTCTTCCATTTGTGTTACTGCAAAAATTGCCACGAACAAGGCGATAATAATACCACCAAATATAAGCATTTTTTTCATTCTTTCATCTCCTTATTTGTTTTTGATGACAATAAAGCTACAAACAGCGATTGTAATAAAGCCGATAAGTGCTAAAAACGGGATTGTCACAAAGCCGAACCAGTTTATGTATTCTCCCGTACATGGTACACGTCCACAAGCTGCCCCAGCAGATGAAAATGCTGCGACTTTTTGAATTGCATAGTGATATAAAGAAATACAAGCGCCAATAGTTGCGATTGGTAAAGAATAACTTGCGATGCGATAGTCTTTTTTTGCTACAGCAATACCAAGCCATAAAACGAATGGATACATAAAAATGCGTTGATACCAACAAAGGACACAAGGCTCAAATTTCATGATTTCGGAAAAGTACAGACTTCCTAGTGTAGCAATAAAAGAAGCTCCCCATGCGGTAAGTAAAGCATATTCTTGCTTTTTTTCTCGTCCCATATTTTATACCTCTCTTATAATAGTTACATACTAAATTATAGTATGAAGTGGTATAGAAAAGAAAGAAAAAATATGTTTATCAATAAAAGTTTTATAAGAGGAAACATTTATTAGTATTAATATTTTAAAAAAGCGCCATTCTCTGGAAGAGAATAGCGCTATATTTTACATTTGAATTTGTTCTACTTCTTCTACATGCGACTTTTGGGATGCGTGGTCAATATATTGAAATAGGAGCTGCAATTGTTTATCAACTTCTGGCAGTTCTTTACTGTATTGATAAGCGTGTAAAAAATGCTCAATACGCTTAGAAAATAATTGATCGTTCGTTTGAACCATGAGAACGAGTAATTTATCCCAATTACAGCAATACGTGTAATAGAGAGCTTTATCATAGTCGTTGTATGTTTGCACTGTGTACCCTCCTTACCGAGAGTTATATATAGTGTGTGATAAGTAAGGGGAAATACACTTGAAAGAATTTGTTAAGAAAAAAAGTGAATGAAAAGAAAAAACGAGGAGTTTCCTCGTTTTTTAAGCTTTTGGCATTGGCGTAGGTGTTGGTTTGCCATAACCTTCTTTGTATTTATTATCGATATAGTTACGAATTTCAAGCGTTGATTTTCCTTTTTGTTTCATGGAAGCAGATTCAACTGCGATTTCTAGGCAATTGACGCAAGTCGTTGCGTGGGAATCCCAAACAACTTCACCATTCTTTTTAATTTCACGAATAAAGCAGTTTTTATTATTTTTATGTCCTACACTTTCACCGCAACCACAATAGCATGGAATCCAATCTAATAGCTCTGCATTTTGTCCAGCGACGGTGTAGATATCTTTCATTTGTGGATCAAGCTTATCTAGGAAGGCCGGAAGTGTGTCGACTCCTTTTGTTTTCTCTTGAATGTCAGCTTGCTGAGTGTGCGATGCATGGTCATGTTCTTCTTTTTTTGATTCAGAAGATTTTTGGTCATTTGTACCAGTACTTCCGCATCCAGCAAGAATTACACTTAGTACTGCAAGTAAAGAAAATACATACTTTTTCATTCGCTTGTCCCCTTTACAAATGTATTAATCAAATTGTATCAGAGATTACGGTGTATCAGTTGAAGATTTTTTTGACTGATTTTTGAAGCGCCATCTTAGCGAATGAAATAGAAATAAAATTGGGATATAAGCGTATACAATATATAAACCAGCTTGAGATAGTATGGTATTTAATGTGTTGATACTTTCACGGTTTGTGAAAAGCAGAGAAGCTGAAAATATGATGAAAATAAAAAACGGTAATGTAAATTTAAATGAAATATGAAAGGAGCGCTTCATCGTTTGACATGATGACCAAATAGTTAAGCAAAGGTTTGGTAAAATAATTAAAAACCAAACGAAAATAATAATATATTCAAAACGCTGAATAAAAGGAACTTTAATTATTTTTAACATCGTTAAAGTAGGCCAAATAGTACGGTTTAATTGTCCCTCGCTATAATACATAAAAGATACGATAGCTAAAATTACATAAATTAAGGTGCTAAAAGCAATTCCAGCATGGGCCCATCTTTTTAAGGATTTTCCTTTTTTAATAAATGGATAGAAGATTAAGATTGTCTCGAAACCAAGAAACTCTAACGCAGAGTGTTTTGCTGATATAAGCATGTCAAAAGGTGAATGTGTAAAAATAGGTAAAATATTGCGGAAATGTGCATATTTCATTGGATAAATTAAAAAGAATACAACGAAAATAGGTAGAACGACTCCCCAAAAACATATTCCGGTTACAGAGCGAAATCCACCCTTTATAATATAGCAAGTCACTAATAAAAACATAAAGGTTAGTTTCCATAACTTAATGGTAGGGAAAATCCAAACTTGTATTACTTCCATATATGTACGAAGAACAGTAAGGCAAAATAATAAGCAATAAAGAGTGAAAATTACAGAAAATATAGAGCCAATCCATTTTCCAAAGGTGGTTGTATGAATGCTAATTAAATCTCCGTCTTTTTCAAGCATTTTTAACATACAAAACAGTACAATATGAGTTGCAATCCCCGCAATAATAAGAGAAATCCAAGCATCATAACCTGCATTTTTCAAAATTACACGTTGATAGCCGAGAATTCCTATGCCGATTTGGAGAGAATGCAATAAAATAAATGCAAAATATGGAGAGACAGTTTTTGTCTTATTCATTGTATTCATTGCTCATTTCACCTCACTATTCCCCGATTCCAGATTGTACAATATTAAGATCTAAATTTATATCCACCGCTACGTTTTTATACATATTTCGAATTTGTTTTATATTCCATTTTCTCGTATGGCTTCTAATTTCATCTCGTATTCCTAAAGGGTCAATTTCCTTTTCTTGAAATTGTTTTATTAAATCTTCACAGTCTTTTTCAACATTTTGTTCAATTTGTTTTTTTATATAATTGATATTTGTTTTTTTTCTTAGATCAATCCAATTAGGAGAGTTTTTAATTAATCCATTTAATTTTAAATGAATTTTTACTTTTGGTATGTCGCCAGTTTGATCTATATCATACTTATTTTCTCCAGCTAAGTTTTGTATAACAACCATACCTTTATGCTTATCCTTTTTTATTACTGCTTCGTAACGTCCATTTTTCGTAGGATTAATAAGTAATTTTGCTAAAACAGAATGTCTTTTATCTGTATACATGACTACTTTATCGCCTTTTAAAAAGGCAAGTCCTTTGACAGCGATAGAATGATTATCGTCCATTTTAATATAAGGAACATAGGCATCACATACAGAAGAGTAATAATTATATAAAAAAATGTTTAATGTGGTTTGTGGGATGTTCTCATTTCTTATATTTTGCTCGAGTAAATCAGCGATATATAAAGACCCATTTTTTTTTCCGTAATTTAAAAGCTCTTCAGCCGATCCATCTACAATTGCTAGTTGTACATCACGCCCGATATTTGGGTCACGTTGTAAGTTAGTAATAATCTCTCCCATTCCGCGTTCTCCTAGAGCCTTTCCAAATAGGACAACACGCATTTGACCTACAACAACATTGTGAGGAGATTTCGCATTCAATCGTGAAGCAATTGTTTCAAGTGAACGGGCAGATGTTGTTTGAGTCTCTGGCTTAGACTTTACACCATGTGTGTACTCTGGGAATAGAATAGTTCCTTGGAATCTTTTGTTTTTTGTGATATCAAATCCAGCAATATGAATAATACGCTGTGCATCTACTATATACGTTTGTGTACAGCCAGTTTGTAAAACGAAGAAGATAATGATAAGGTGCAATAAAATTTTCTTCATTCATTCTCACCATCATGTTTTTGCTTCGATTTGTTTGGATTATAGCGCCATTTTGATTTTGGTCTCAGAAAAGAAGGTCTTTGAGCCGTTTGGCTAAATGGTAATCGAAGAAAACCTTCTGCTGTACCTAAACCACGAAATGGATATAAAGGTAATAAATAAGGTGATCCAAGTGATCTTAATTTAATTAAATGAGCTAAAATAAATACAAATCCGACAATAAGGCCTAATCCTCCAAATGCACCGGCTAAAAGAATAAGCGGAAAGCGTAATAAACGGATAGTAGAAGACATCTTTACAGTCGGTGTTGTGAAAGATGCAAGTGCGGATAAAGCAACTGCAATTAATAAAATTGTACTTGTTAAAGCTGCTTCAACAGATGCTTGTCCAATTACAATCCCTCCAACAATCCCAATCGTTTGTCCGACTTTCGTTGGTAAACGTGCTCCTGCTTCACGAAGCAATTCAATTGTAATTTCTAAAAAGAGTGCTTCTAGAATAGGAGGGAAAGGTACGTTAGCTCTCGAGAAAATAATAGGACCTAGTAAATCAGCAGGAATCATTTGATAATGATATGTTAAAGCCGCTGTATAAATAGCGGAGGAAAAAAGAGAAAATATAGCTCCGAAAAAACGAATAACACGAAAAAAAGATCCAATCATCCACGGTAAATAATAATCTTCTGGTGAAATGAAAAAATCCAGTAACGTTGTTGGTCCTGATAAAGCATATGGAGAGCCATCTGTTAAAATTAAAACTTCTCCGTTAATTAATGCAAATACAGCTCGATCTAATCGTTCTGTAGGTAATAGAACGGGAAAAGGTGAATTGCTATTATCACTAATAAATTGCTCAATCATAGTTGCATCAAATGGGACATCAAAATCAATGTCTTCTAGCCGTTGTATTGCGGTGTTGATAAATTGTTCATTTGTAATTCCTTCTATATAAGCAACTGCTACTTTCGTTTTTGATATAGATCCGACGGTAACTTCTTTAAAAATGAGTTGCTCCGTTACGATATTTCGGCGCAATAAGTGGATATTTGTATCAAGGTTTTCAACGAAACCGATTTTAGGCCCGATTACACTATACTCATTTTCTGTATCGTTATATAATCGTTTTCCTAAAACAGTACTTTCGGCACGAATTAAA
This genomic interval from Bacillus thuringiensis contains the following:
- a CDS encoding DUF1540 domain-containing protein, translating into MPEVRCSVSNCSFWGQGNFCQASAIIVQPDADETGQTENDSYTAAVLTNETLESSVATSVETCCHTFKPRY
- a CDS encoding thioredoxin family protein — translated: MKKMLIFGGIIIALFVAIFAVTQMEEKNATSQKIDNPTESKTNGSDYYTNKISLSDLQKNLKEKKEETVYFYQTSCVHCQKLSPVVVPMAKDLNVDMKVMDIEKLDAPWDEYKIQGTPTIIHFKDGKEVSRISGEQPKDKLKEWLEQTKK
- a CDS encoding disulfide oxidoreductase, which gives rise to MGREKKQEYALLTAWGASFIATLGSLYFSEIMKFEPCVLCWYQRIFMYPFVLWLGIAVAKKDYRIASYSLPIATIGACISLYHYAIQKVAAFSSAGAACGRVPCTGEYINWFGFVTIPFLALIGFITIAVCSFIVIKNK
- a CDS encoding YhdB family protein; the protein is MQTYNDYDKALYYTYCCNWDKLLVLMVQTNDQLFSKRIEHFLHAYQYSKELPEVDKQLQLLFQYIDHASQKSHVEEVEQIQM
- a CDS encoding PCYCGC domain-containing protein encodes the protein MKKYVFSLLAVLSVILAGCGSTGTNDQKSSESKKEEHDHASHTQQADIQEKTKGVDTLPAFLDKLDPQMKDIYTVAGQNAELLDWIPCYCGCGESVGHKNNKNCFIREIKKNGEVVWDSHATTCVNCLEIAVESASMKQKGKSTLEIRNYIDNKYKEGYGKPTPTPMPKA
- a CDS encoding GerAB/ArcD/ProY family transporter, whose amino-acid sequence is MNTMNKTKTVSPYFAFILLHSLQIGIGILGYQRVILKNAGYDAWISLIIAGIATHIVLFCMLKMLEKDGDLISIHTTTFGKWIGSIFSVIFTLYCLLFCLTVLRTYMEVIQVWIFPTIKLWKLTFMFLLVTCYIIKGGFRSVTGICFWGVVLPIFVVFFLIYPMKYAHFRNILPIFTHSPFDMLISAKHSALEFLGFETILIFYPFIKKGKSLKRWAHAGIAFSTLIYVILAIVSFMYYSEGQLNRTIWPTLTMLKIIKVPFIQRFEYIIIFVWFLIILPNLCLTIWSSCQTMKRSFHISFKFTLPFFIFIIFSASLLFTNRESINTLNTILSQAGLYIVYAYIPILFLFHSLRWRFKNQSKKSSTDTP
- a CDS encoding Ger(x)C family spore germination protein, with translation MKKILLHLIIIFFVLQTGCTQTYIVDAQRIIHIAGFDITKNKRFQGTILFPEYTHGVKSKPETQTTSARSLETIASRLNAKSPHNVVVGQMRVVLFGKALGERGMGEIITNLQRDPNIGRDVQLAIVDGSAEELLNYGKKNGSLYIADLLEQNIRNENIPQTTLNIFLYNYYSSVCDAYVPYIKMDDNHSIAVKGLAFLKGDKVVMYTDKRHSVLAKLLINPTKNGRYEAVIKKDKHKGMVVIQNLAGENKYDIDQTGDIPKVKIHLKLNGLIKNSPNWIDLRKKTNINYIKKQIEQNVEKDCEDLIKQFQEKEIDPLGIRDEIRSHTRKWNIKQIRNMYKNVAVDINLDLNIVQSGIGE
- a CDS encoding spore germination protein, with protein sequence MFGLSSKKSKKTNTKTLCSIPEFIQTMKESSDFVSYNILKDETLCLFYYKSVVEALIIKQFILTPLKKESEQIQNISDLCNIISIEDIITSPSIDDIREKLLGGYILIRLKNNANPDQYALIRAESTVLGKRLYNDTENEYSVIGPKIGFVENLDTNIHLLRRNIVTEQLIFKEVTVGSISKTKVAVAYIEGITNEQFINTAIQRLEDIDFDVPFDATMIEQFISDNSNSPFPVLLPTERLDRAVFALINGEVLILTDGSPYALSGPTTLLDFFISPEDYYLPWMIGSFFRVIRFFGAIFSLFSSAIYTAALTYHYQMIPADLLGPIIFSRANVPFPPILEALFLEITIELLREAGARLPTKVGQTIGIVGGIVIGQASVEAALTSTILLIAVALSALASFTTPTVKMSSTIRLLRFPLILLAGAFGGLGLIVGFVFILAHLIKLRSLGSPYLLPLYPFRGLGTAEGFLRLPFSQTAQRPSFLRPKSKWRYNPNKSKQKHDGENE